One window from the genome of Dolosigranulum savutiense encodes:
- a CDS encoding NusG domain II-containing protein, which yields MLTKLWNNLKKMKLLDVVILVTLFVASFIPHGIYAYQLSRIGDDINIVATVSIDGQEVYRTPLDGSTHEEFTLHPADHQYNIIEVDGERIRNREDNSPDQIGVRRGWISQPGETAVVLPHKLIVAVHAEDASGQEINPRELRDDDEQTEQDDIIIPN from the coding sequence ATGCTGACCAAGTTGTGGAATAATCTCAAAAAAATGAAACTACTGGATGTCGTTATTCTAGTAACACTGTTCGTCGCATCATTTATTCCACATGGGATCTATGCCTACCAGCTCAGTCGAATCGGTGATGATATCAACATTGTAGCGACTGTATCGATTGATGGTCAAGAAGTGTACCGAACTCCACTAGACGGTTCGACGCATGAAGAATTTACCTTACATCCAGCTGATCATCAGTATAATATTATTGAAGTGGATGGTGAGCGTATCCGTAATCGTGAAGATAATAGTCCAGATCAAATCGGTGTGCGACGCGGCTGGATTAGCCAGCCGGGAGAAACAGCTGTCGTCCTACCGCATAAGTTAATTGTCGCTGTTCATGCCGAGGATGCATCAGGGCAGGAGATTAACCCGAGAGAACTTAGGGACGATGATGAACAGACCGAACAGGATGATATCATTATTCCTAATTAA
- a CDS encoding ribose-phosphate diphosphokinase, with product MGEKYHDSKLKIYSLSSNRPLAEKIAADVGVELGDVTVTTFSDGEIRINLEESVRGDHVYIIQSTSAPSNQHLMELLIMIDALRRASAKTINVVIPYYGYARQDRKARSREPITAKLVANMITEAGADRVLTLDLHAAQLQGFFDIPVDHLLGAPLLANWFIEHDFVGDDVVVVSPDHGGVTRARKLAEFLKCSIAIVDKRRPKANVAEVMNIIGDVEGKTTILIDDLIDTAGTMTAAANALKDRGAKCVYACGSHAVFSGPAIERIRDSAIEKLLITDSIYLPEEKLIDKMEVISVGNLIGHAILRIYEDRPVSPLFEKKFVE from the coding sequence ATGGGCGAAAAATATCACGATTCAAAGTTGAAGATTTATTCATTGAGTTCCAACCGACCGTTAGCTGAAAAAATTGCGGCTGATGTAGGTGTTGAGTTAGGGGACGTGACGGTCACTACATTCAGTGATGGAGAAATCCGCATTAACCTAGAGGAAAGTGTTCGGGGTGATCATGTTTACATTATTCAATCTACGTCTGCACCATCTAACCAACATTTAATGGAACTATTGATTATGATTGATGCTTTACGACGAGCAAGTGCGAAGACGATTAATGTTGTTATTCCGTACTATGGCTACGCTCGTCAAGATCGTAAAGCTCGCTCGAGAGAACCAATTACAGCGAAATTAGTTGCTAATATGATTACCGAAGCGGGTGCTGATCGTGTACTGACACTTGACTTGCACGCAGCACAACTGCAAGGTTTCTTCGATATTCCAGTTGATCATTTACTGGGAGCACCGCTTTTGGCCAATTGGTTTATTGAACATGATTTTGTTGGCGATGATGTCGTTGTTGTCTCACCAGATCATGGCGGGGTCACACGCGCACGTAAACTGGCTGAATTCCTGAAATGTAGCATTGCCATTGTTGATAAGCGTCGTCCAAAAGCCAACGTCGCTGAAGTTATGAATATTATCGGTGATGTGGAAGGGAAGACTACCATTCTAATCGATGACTTAATTGATACAGCCGGCACAATGACGGCTGCCGCGAATGCCTTAAAAGATCGTGGCGCTAAGTGTGTCTATGCCTGTGGATCACATGCTGTCTTCAGTGGACCGGCGATTGAGCGGATTCGTGACTCAGCGATTGAGAAGCTTCTGATTACCGATTCTATTTACTTACCAGAGGAGAAACTAATCGACAAGATGGAAGTCATTTCAGTCGGGAACTTGATTGGTCATGCGATTTTACGTATTTATGAAGATCGTCCAGTTTCGCCATTATTTGAGAAAAAATTTGTCGAGTAA
- the glmU gene encoding bifunctional UDP-N-acetylglucosamine diphosphorylase/glucosamine-1-phosphate N-acetyltransferase GlmU: MKRFAIILAAGKGTRMKSKVNKMLHPVMGQPMVNYSVEVATQAGAEEIISILGVDAEMVQDYLGDRSQFAYQEEQLGTAHAVMQAADLLEGKEGTTLVICGDTPLISNETIENLYNYHEQERAKATILTAIADDPFSYGRVLRSEEGTVTKIVEQKDATEEEKQVREINTGTYCFDNKALFEALKQVDNDNAQGEYYLPDVIEILNAQDEKVSAYSMTDMADSLGVNDRTALAKANQLMQQRINQQHMLAGVTLIDPDNTYIEAGVEIGPDTTIEPGVYLKGQTTIGSNVTIGMGSVITDSQIADDVTIISSHITEATVGQHSDIGPNSRLRKGAILEDNVHIGNYVEVKNATLKSGVKAGHHAYIGDATIGERVNVSCGVIFANYDGINKHHSVIEADVFIGSNVTIVSPVTVQAGAFLAAGSTINQDVAADALAIARSRQENKADYVKNLPASKK, from the coding sequence ATGAAACGTTTTGCAATTATTTTAGCGGCGGGTAAAGGGACGCGAATGAAGTCAAAAGTGAATAAAATGCTTCATCCCGTGATGGGTCAGCCCATGGTCAATTATTCAGTCGAAGTGGCAACACAAGCGGGCGCTGAAGAGATTATTTCGATTCTTGGAGTTGATGCGGAGATGGTCCAAGATTATCTGGGAGATCGCTCGCAATTTGCTTACCAAGAAGAACAACTTGGGACGGCCCATGCTGTGATGCAGGCAGCTGACTTGTTAGAAGGAAAAGAAGGGACCACTCTAGTTATCTGCGGTGATACGCCTCTTATCTCTAACGAAACCATCGAGAACTTGTACAACTATCACGAACAAGAAAGAGCGAAAGCAACCATCTTGACGGCAATTGCGGATGATCCCTTCAGTTATGGGCGAGTCTTGCGTTCAGAAGAGGGAACAGTCACAAAAATTGTCGAACAAAAAGATGCTACGGAAGAAGAAAAACAAGTTCGTGAAATCAATACAGGAACCTATTGTTTTGATAATAAAGCGTTGTTCGAGGCACTGAAGCAAGTTGACAATGATAATGCACAAGGTGAATATTACTTACCTGATGTTATTGAGATCTTAAACGCTCAGGACGAGAAGGTTTCCGCTTATTCAATGACTGATATGGCGGATTCTTTAGGCGTCAATGATCGGACAGCTCTGGCTAAGGCTAACCAATTGATGCAACAGCGCATTAATCAACAACATATGCTTGCCGGCGTAACGTTAATTGATCCGGATAATACCTATATTGAAGCAGGCGTTGAAATCGGTCCAGATACAACAATTGAGCCTGGTGTCTACTTAAAAGGGCAGACGACAATCGGTAGCAATGTGACAATTGGGATGGGTTCAGTGATTACGGATAGTCAGATTGCTGATGACGTTACGATTATCTCCAGCCATATTACAGAGGCAACAGTTGGTCAACATTCTGATATTGGTCCGAACAGTCGCTTGCGTAAAGGTGCTATTCTTGAAGATAACGTGCATATCGGCAATTACGTTGAAGTGAAGAACGCTACCTTAAAGAGTGGCGTGAAAGCGGGGCATCACGCCTATATTGGGGACGCAACGATTGGTGAACGTGTTAATGTCAGCTGTGGGGTTATCTTTGCTAACTATGATGGAATAAACAAGCATCATTCTGTTATCGAAGCAGATGTCTTTATCGGAAGTAATGTAACGATCGTATCCCCAGTAACCGTACAGGCGGGCGCTTTCTTAGCAGCTGGCTCAACTATTAATCAAGATGTCGCAGCAGATGCATTGGCCATTGCTCGTAGTCGCCAAGAAAATAAAGCAGATTACGTGAAAAATTTACCAGCATCTAAGAAGTAA
- the purR gene encoding pur operon repressor, protein MKAKRSERLVDMTHYLLEHPFDIISLTYFAELYQAAKSSISEDLNIIKERFVRLGIGDLETFVGATGGVRYIPTVDSEQQHRLIAELVEELDGSERLLPGGFVYLSDVLGQPKWLNHIGRVIASRYMDEDVDTVMTVATSGIPIAQSVARFLNVPFTIVTRDPKVTEGSTVSVNYVSGSDHTRVEKMELAKRSLAEGSKVVVVDDFVRSGGTIEGMRALLDEFNATLIGTTVVVENIVGKSSVSANYRSLIQISDVDEQQNTIQVKLGDFFDA, encoded by the coding sequence GTGAAAGCAAAACGAAGCGAACGATTAGTAGATATGACTCATTATTTATTGGAGCATCCGTTTGATATTATTTCGCTGACTTATTTTGCTGAGTTATACCAGGCGGCAAAGTCCAGTATCAGTGAAGACTTGAATATTATTAAGGAACGATTTGTCCGCTTAGGGATTGGCGATTTAGAAACCTTCGTCGGAGCAACGGGTGGCGTGCGCTATATTCCCACGGTTGACAGCGAACAACAGCATCGACTAATTGCAGAATTAGTAGAAGAATTGGACGGATCAGAGCGTTTATTACCAGGGGGATTTGTCTATCTATCCGATGTCTTAGGACAACCGAAGTGGCTCAATCATATTGGACGAGTGATTGCGAGCCGGTACATGGATGAAGATGTGGATACGGTAATGACTGTAGCAACGAGTGGCATTCCAATTGCCCAAAGTGTCGCCCGGTTCTTAAATGTGCCATTCACGATTGTTACCCGTGATCCAAAAGTGACAGAAGGAAGTACGGTTAGTGTCAATTATGTCTCCGGATCTGATCATACTAGGGTAGAGAAGATGGAATTAGCGAAGCGAAGTTTAGCAGAAGGGTCAAAAGTGGTCGTGGTCGACGATTTTGTTCGGAGTGGCGGTACGATTGAGGGGATGCGTGCCTTGTTAGATGAGTTCAATGCTACCTTGATCGGCACTACCGTTGTTGTCGAAAATATTGTCGGAAAATCGAGCGTGTCAGCTAACTATCGCTCATTAATCCAAATCAGTGACGTCGATGAACAACAAAATACAATTCAGGTGAAGCTAGGCGACTTTTTTGACGCATAA
- a CDS encoding pyruvate carboxylase: MKKVLVANRGEIAIRIFRALTELDIQTVGIYAAEDEQSVHRFKADEAYLIGEGKKPIDAYLDIEGIIALAKDIGVDGIHPGYGFLSENLEFARRCEEEGITFIGPKSEHLDMFGDKLKAKAVALAAGIPTIPGTDGALDQVEDVLAFAEEAGYPVIMKAALGGGGRGMRVARTPEEVKEGFSRAQSEAKAAFGRADVYVERFIENPKHIEVQILGDAHGNILHLYERDCSIQRRHQKVVELAPSVNLPDDLREQICQAAVQVMQHVNYLNAGTVEFLVEGSEFFFIEVNPRVQVEHTITEMITDIDIVQSQIQIAQGLSLHEEMGLPEQEDVNLNGYAIQCRVTTEDPENDFLPDTGKINTYRSPGGFGVRLDAGNGFVGTVVTPYFDSLLVKACVHGRTFDLACQKMARVLKEFRIRGVKTNIAFLKNVIHHPTFISGDVTTKFIDNTPELFVFPKNRNRGNKTLKYISDVTVNGFPGVGNIDKPRLSAPRMPEELNLLKPGENLPHPDSLKYVLETEGPEAVARRVSAEKKLMLTDTTFRDAHQSLIATRMRSYDMFNIARQTNQALPNVFSHEMWGGATFDVAYRFLTEDPWERLRKLRELMPNALLQMLFRGSNGVGYAAYPDNVLQEFIRLAAKNGIDVFRIFDSLNWIPQMEKSIQFVRDNQKIAEAAICYTGDLNSASETKYTLSYYKELAQELEKLGAHMIAIKDMSGLLKPDAAYRLISMLKEAVDLPIHLHMHDTSGNGIYTYGAAARAGVDIVDVALNAFSGMTSQPSMGSLYYALENSEREPDLDIENVEQINRYWQDIRGFYRIFEEGISSTATEVYKHQMPGGQYTNLKQQAKSVGLEDKWDEIKDMYATVNQMFGDIVKVTPSSKVVGDMALFMVQNNLTEADVYKKGHSLTYPQSVIDFFSGKLGQPAGGFPEELQQIILGETEAITERPGDLLEPVDFSKVEAELAEKLNRQVTEEEVLSYIMYPQVFLDYEDLYERFADVTKMDSLTFFYGMRRGEQIEVKIEKGKTLIISLNSISEPDPNGMVTLYFNLNGQAREIQVKDHSITSTQAVNKKAEPSNKHHLGATMPGSILEVLVQAGDTVEKGQPVVITEAMKMETTIRANTSGTVKHVYVSAGDPIEVSDLLVELE, encoded by the coding sequence ATGAAGAAAGTATTAGTTGCAAACCGTGGCGAGATTGCGATTCGAATTTTTAGAGCGTTAACTGAACTTGATATCCAAACGGTTGGTATTTATGCGGCTGAAGATGAGCAGTCCGTGCACCGCTTTAAAGCGGATGAGGCGTATCTCATCGGTGAAGGGAAGAAGCCGATTGATGCATACTTAGATATTGAAGGCATTATTGCCTTAGCGAAAGATATTGGGGTAGACGGGATTCACCCGGGATATGGATTTTTGTCCGAAAATCTGGAGTTTGCTCGTCGTTGTGAAGAAGAAGGCATTACTTTCATTGGGCCTAAGTCGGAACATTTGGATATGTTTGGGGATAAGTTAAAAGCAAAAGCGGTTGCTCTGGCAGCAGGAATTCCAACAATTCCAGGAACAGATGGGGCTTTGGATCAAGTAGAAGATGTATTAGCGTTTGCAGAAGAGGCGGGTTATCCGGTTATTATGAAAGCAGCGCTTGGTGGTGGTGGTCGCGGGATGCGGGTGGCGCGTACACCAGAAGAAGTGAAGGAAGGCTTCTCTCGTGCTCAGTCTGAAGCGAAGGCTGCTTTTGGTCGGGCAGATGTTTATGTTGAGCGCTTTATAGAAAACCCGAAACATATTGAAGTGCAAATTTTAGGTGATGCACACGGGAATATTTTGCACTTATACGAACGAGATTGCTCGATTCAGCGTCGTCACCAAAAAGTTGTCGAACTCGCACCGAGTGTCAATTTACCGGATGACTTGCGGGAGCAAATCTGTCAAGCGGCTGTTCAAGTGATGCAGCATGTGAATTACTTAAATGCGGGAACAGTTGAATTTTTAGTCGAAGGATCGGAGTTCTTCTTCATTGAAGTGAACCCACGTGTTCAAGTTGAGCATACCATTACAGAGATGATCACAGATATTGATATTGTTCAGTCTCAAATTCAAATTGCGCAAGGATTGTCCTTGCATGAAGAGATGGGATTGCCCGAGCAAGAGGACGTCAATTTGAATGGTTATGCCATTCAATGTCGTGTGACAACAGAAGATCCAGAGAATGATTTCTTGCCTGATACGGGTAAGATCAATACGTATCGTTCACCGGGTGGCTTTGGCGTGCGTCTTGATGCGGGGAATGGCTTTGTTGGGACGGTTGTGACACCTTACTTTGATTCGCTGTTAGTGAAAGCTTGCGTTCATGGGCGAACCTTTGATCTTGCTTGTCAGAAGATGGCGCGGGTCTTGAAGGAGTTCCGTATTCGTGGAGTAAAGACCAATATTGCGTTCTTAAAAAATGTTATTCACCATCCAACGTTTATCAGTGGTGATGTGACGACAAAATTTATTGACAATACACCAGAATTATTTGTCTTTCCGAAGAATCGTAACCGCGGGAACAAGACATTGAAATATATTTCTGATGTGACGGTCAATGGGTTCCCTGGTGTCGGCAACATTGATAAGCCGCGTCTATCGGCACCACGAATGCCTGAGGAATTGAACCTGTTGAAACCAGGCGAAAACTTACCGCATCCAGATTCGTTGAAATACGTATTGGAAACAGAAGGACCTGAAGCGGTAGCCCGTCGCGTAAGTGCAGAGAAAAAATTAATGTTGACGGATACGACCTTCCGTGATGCGCACCAAAGTTTGATCGCTACACGAATGCGTTCATATGATATGTTCAATATTGCCCGGCAGACGAACCAAGCGCTCCCAAATGTTTTCTCCCATGAGATGTGGGGTGGAGCGACTTTCGATGTGGCCTATCGCTTCTTAACTGAAGACCCATGGGAGCGTCTGCGCAAATTACGTGAATTGATGCCGAATGCCTTACTCCAAATGTTATTCCGTGGTTCGAATGGTGTCGGTTATGCAGCTTATCCGGATAATGTCTTACAAGAATTTATCCGCTTAGCAGCTAAGAATGGTATTGATGTTTTCCGTATTTTTGATAGCCTGAACTGGATCCCACAGATGGAAAAAAGTATTCAATTCGTTCGTGATAATCAAAAAATTGCCGAAGCAGCGATTTGTTATACCGGAGACTTGAATAGTGCCAGTGAGACCAAATATACGCTAAGTTATTATAAGGAATTAGCTCAAGAATTGGAGAAACTCGGGGCGCATATGATTGCGATTAAGGATATGAGTGGACTCTTGAAACCAGATGCAGCTTATCGACTGATCAGTATGTTGAAAGAAGCAGTTGATTTGCCGATTCACTTGCATATGCATGATACGAGTGGAAATGGGATTTACACGTATGGAGCAGCAGCCAGAGCTGGCGTTGATATCGTTGATGTTGCACTTAATGCATTCAGTGGAATGACTAGTCAACCCTCAATGGGTAGTCTATACTACGCCTTGGAAAATTCTGAGCGGGAGCCAGACTTAGATATCGAGAACGTGGAGCAGATTAACCGTTACTGGCAAGATATTAGAGGGTTTTACCGTATTTTTGAAGAAGGGATCTCAAGTACAGCAACCGAGGTGTACAAGCATCAGATGCCAGGTGGACAGTATACGAACTTGAAGCAACAAGCCAAAAGCGTCGGTCTGGAAGATAAGTGGGACGAAATCAAGGATATGTACGCGACAGTTAACCAGATGTTTGGTGATATCGTGAAAGTGACGCCATCATCCAAAGTGGTCGGCGATATGGCACTATTCATGGTTCAGAATAATCTAACCGAAGCGGATGTGTACAAAAAAGGTCATAGCTTAACTTATCCACAATCGGTCATTGACTTCTTCAGTGGCAAGTTAGGGCAACCTGCTGGCGGCTTCCCAGAAGAATTACAACAAATTATCTTAGGCGAGACAGAAGCCATTACCGAACGTCCAGGTGATTTGTTGGAGCCAGTTGATTTCAGCAAAGTTGAGGCTGAATTAGCAGAGAAGTTGAATCGTCAAGTAACTGAAGAAGAAGTGCTGAGTTATATTATGTATCCACAAGTGTTCTTAGATTATGAGGACTTATATGAACGCTTCGCTGATGTAACGAAGATGGATTCTTTGACCTTCTTCTACGGTATGCGACGTGGTGAGCAGATCGAAGTGAAGATTGAAAAAGGGAAAACCTTAATTATTTCCTTGAATTCAATCAGTGAGCCGGATCCGAATGGGATGGTGACTTTATACTTCAATCTGAATGGACAAGCGCGGGAAATTCAAGTGAAGGACCATTCAATTACAAGTACGCAAGCTGTAAACAAAAAAGCTGAACCATCCAATAAACATCACTTAGGAGCAACGATGCCAGGAAGTATTCTAGAAGTCTTGGTGCAGGCAGGTGACACGGTTGAGAAGGGACAACCTGTTGTAATTACCGAAGCGATGAAGATGGAAACCACAATTCGAGCCAATACATCAGGAACGGTTAAGCATGTCTATGTTTCCGCAGGTGATCCGATTGAAGTCAGTGATTTATTAGTAGAACTTGAGTAG
- a CDS encoding cation-translocating P-type ATPase, whose translation MSTPVYQQSIDELKGQLNASEHGLSAQEAAQRLEQYGLNEISQGERKPLWQLFLSNFKDPMVIVLLIVAVVQIALGDIIESSVILGIVIISAIVTVIQERKAEDSLESLKNLSAPTATVLRNGTYQKIEAKDVVPGDIISLEVGDYIPADGRLLEAQTLQVEEGALTGESISASKEVTQFDEEMPLGDRSNMVFSSTLVTNGRGEFLVTSTGLETEMGKVAQLIQSAKAKETPLQRKLADFSVKLGWGILALSVLIFALSAFRAFSGEVTDVTGELINSFMFAIAVAVAAIPEALQSIVTIVLSTGTNKMADRHAIIRQLPAVETLGSASIICTDKTGTLTQNKMTVVNSYLAGEDDPFHGEPEDWSDTATLLMNIAVLANDSYITEDGETAGDPTEAALILHSNDSGQPYDEIQRHYPRIAELPFDSDRKLMSTLHNIDGRQFMLTKGGPDVIFRRSAKVLINGEVKPLTPEALASFQAQNETYSEEAKRVLAFAYKPVDHSTLELDDEHDLILVGLMAMIDPPREEVAQAVAQAKGAGIRTIMITGDHKTTARAIAENLAIFSEGDLALTGRELDALSDAELMEKLESISVYARVSPENKIRIVNAWQEKNKVTAMTGDGVNDAPALKKADIGIAMGSGTDVAKDASAMILTDDNFVSIVGAVEVGRNVYNNIKKSISYLFSGNLGAVGAIIFALIFNLANPFTALQLLFINLANDALPAIALGLEPSEDHVMTEAPRDPDEGIFAGGTLQNVIFRGVTIAIFVIIAQLIGSRTSVELGVAMAFSTLILSRTFQVFPARSTKKTAWELGLFSNKWAILAFVVCIGLYSVTLLPFTRDIFSIPASFGMTELLISLGLALSTTIITELKKLINRSSNK comes from the coding sequence ATGTCAACACCTGTCTATCAACAATCAATCGATGAGCTCAAAGGACAGCTGAACGCCTCAGAACACGGCCTAAGTGCCCAGGAAGCGGCCCAGCGCTTAGAACAATACGGACTTAATGAAATTAGTCAAGGAGAGAGAAAGCCGCTCTGGCAACTCTTCCTGTCTAACTTCAAAGATCCAATGGTGATTGTGCTTCTCATCGTTGCCGTAGTCCAGATCGCACTCGGTGATATTATTGAGTCGAGCGTTATCTTAGGAATTGTTATTATTAGCGCTATCGTTACCGTTATTCAAGAACGAAAAGCGGAAGATTCACTGGAATCACTGAAAAACCTCTCAGCCCCAACCGCCACAGTCTTGCGTAACGGAACTTATCAAAAAATCGAAGCGAAAGATGTTGTCCCTGGCGATATTATTTCGCTTGAAGTTGGAGATTACATTCCCGCTGATGGTCGCTTGCTCGAAGCTCAAACCTTACAAGTAGAAGAAGGTGCCCTCACCGGAGAATCCATCTCTGCTTCAAAAGAAGTCACCCAATTCGATGAAGAGATGCCGCTTGGTGATCGATCGAATATGGTCTTCTCTAGCACATTAGTTACTAATGGCCGCGGCGAATTTCTAGTCACTAGTACCGGGCTAGAGACTGAAATGGGTAAAGTCGCTCAACTGATTCAATCAGCGAAAGCGAAAGAAACCCCACTGCAGCGCAAATTAGCTGATTTCAGTGTCAAATTAGGCTGGGGAATCTTAGCCTTATCTGTGCTTATTTTTGCTCTATCTGCCTTTCGTGCGTTCAGTGGAGAAGTCACTGACGTCACGGGTGAACTCATTAATTCCTTTATGTTTGCTATAGCCGTAGCTGTGGCTGCTATTCCGGAAGCTCTACAATCTATTGTTACGATCGTCTTATCTACGGGTACGAATAAGATGGCTGATCGCCATGCCATTATTCGTCAGTTACCCGCTGTCGAAACGCTAGGCTCCGCTTCTATTATTTGTACAGATAAGACCGGAACCTTAACTCAAAATAAAATGACGGTTGTGAATTCCTACTTAGCAGGAGAAGACGATCCATTCCATGGTGAGCCAGAAGACTGGTCCGATACAGCAACCCTCTTAATGAATATAGCCGTTCTAGCGAATGATTCCTATATTACTGAAGACGGCGAAACAGCCGGTGATCCCACTGAAGCGGCACTTATATTGCATAGTAATGACTCTGGCCAGCCGTATGATGAAATCCAGCGCCACTACCCGCGTATTGCCGAGCTACCTTTTGACTCAGACCGAAAATTAATGTCTACTTTACACAATATTGACGGCCGACAATTTATGCTGACAAAGGGAGGTCCTGATGTCATCTTCCGCCGCAGTGCCAAAGTCTTGATTAACGGTGAAGTGAAGCCACTAACCCCAGAAGCATTAGCATCCTTCCAAGCACAGAATGAAACATATTCTGAAGAAGCCAAACGCGTATTAGCTTTCGCTTACAAACCGGTTGATCACTCGACACTTGAATTAGACGATGAGCACGACTTAATCTTAGTCGGACTCATGGCTATGATTGATCCTCCGCGTGAAGAAGTCGCTCAAGCAGTGGCCCAAGCTAAAGGAGCCGGTATCCGTACAATTATGATTACCGGTGACCATAAAACAACTGCCCGTGCGATTGCTGAGAATTTAGCTATCTTCTCAGAGGGGGACTTAGCCCTAACCGGACGAGAATTAGATGCCTTAAGCGATGCTGAATTAATGGAAAAACTAGAGAGTATTTCTGTTTATGCGCGTGTCTCGCCTGAGAACAAAATTCGTATCGTCAACGCATGGCAAGAGAAAAATAAAGTCACGGCAATGACTGGCGATGGTGTGAATGATGCGCCAGCCTTGAAGAAAGCAGATATCGGTATTGCCATGGGATCAGGAACAGATGTGGCCAAAGATGCCTCAGCTATGATCTTAACGGATGATAACTTTGTCTCGATTGTAGGAGCAGTTGAAGTGGGCCGTAATGTCTACAACAATATTAAGAAATCAATTTCTTACTTATTCTCTGGTAACTTAGGTGCAGTGGGAGCTATTATATTTGCCCTTATCTTCAACTTAGCTAATCCGTTCACCGCCTTACAACTTCTGTTTATTAACTTAGCGAACGATGCCTTGCCTGCTATTGCCTTAGGACTTGAACCATCTGAAGACCATGTCATGACTGAAGCACCACGCGATCCGGATGAAGGAATCTTCGCTGGAGGAACCTTGCAGAATGTTATCTTCCGTGGGGTTACCATTGCTATCTTTGTCATTATCGCACAATTGATTGGTAGCCGAACTTCGGTTGAATTAGGCGTTGCTATGGCTTTCTCAACACTTATCTTGTCGCGAACATTTCAAGTTTTCCCAGCCCGTTCAACGAAAAAGACCGCTTGGGAATTAGGACTCTTCTCGAACAAGTGGGCTATTTTAGCCTTTGTCGTCTGTATTGGACTCTATTCAGTCACACTACTACCGTTCACACGTGACATTTTCAGTATTCCAGCAAGCTTCGGCATGACCGAACTGCTCATCTCACTTGGTCTAGCTCTCAGCACAACGATAATCACCGAACTCAAAAAATTGATTAACCGATCATCTAACAAATAA